A DNA window from Actinomadura coerulea contains the following coding sequences:
- a CDS encoding arginine deiminase encodes MTAAKTAHEHRVTSEVGRLRTVLLHRPGAELKRLTPRNSDKLLFDAIPWAGRAQEEHDAFAEALRSRGVEVLYVTELLQDALEYEAAREQAIADAIVDLRLGDQLRRVVEDHLRGLHPENLAHTLIAGLAHEELKAGHGLVYRLMDEQDFIVDPLPGLLFTRDNSTWIGDRVAVTSLAMQARRRESALTGLVYAHHPRFAGVEPVYTPSLEHLEGGDVLLLRPGVIAVGTGERTTPAGVERLARQVIGAGLAHTVLAVPIAQERATMHLDTVCTMVDVDTVVMYPPVAHSLTAYTVTMDGGHLRVAEPRPFLQAAADAMGLDRLKVIDTGLDPVTAEREQWDDGNNTLAVAPRLCVAYERNIETNAQLEASGIEVIRISGSELGTGRGGPRCMSCPILREEI; translated from the coding sequence GTGACGGCAGCGAAGACAGCGCACGAGCACCGGGTCACCAGCGAGGTCGGACGGCTGCGGACGGTGCTGCTGCACCGCCCCGGCGCGGAGCTCAAGCGGCTCACCCCGCGCAACAGCGACAAGCTCCTGTTCGACGCGATCCCGTGGGCGGGCCGGGCGCAGGAGGAGCACGACGCGTTCGCCGAGGCGCTGCGGTCGCGCGGCGTCGAGGTCCTGTACGTGACCGAGCTGCTGCAGGACGCCCTGGAGTACGAGGCCGCGCGCGAGCAGGCGATCGCCGACGCCATCGTCGACCTGCGCCTCGGGGACCAGCTCCGCCGCGTCGTCGAGGACCATCTGCGCGGGCTCCATCCCGAGAACCTCGCGCACACGCTGATCGCCGGGCTCGCGCACGAGGAGCTGAAGGCCGGGCACGGCCTGGTCTACCGGCTGATGGACGAGCAGGACTTCATCGTCGACCCGCTGCCGGGCCTGCTGTTCACCCGCGACAACAGCACCTGGATCGGCGACCGCGTGGCGGTGACGAGCCTCGCGATGCAGGCGCGGCGGCGCGAGTCCGCCCTCACCGGCCTGGTCTACGCGCACCATCCGCGGTTCGCCGGGGTGGAGCCGGTCTACACCCCGTCCCTGGAGCATCTGGAGGGCGGCGACGTCCTGCTGCTGCGTCCGGGGGTGATCGCCGTCGGGACCGGCGAGCGGACGACGCCGGCGGGCGTCGAGCGCCTGGCCCGCCAGGTCATCGGGGCGGGGCTGGCGCACACGGTGCTGGCCGTGCCGATCGCGCAGGAGCGCGCCACCATGCACCTCGACACCGTCTGCACGATGGTCGATGTCGACACCGTCGTGATGTATCCGCCGGTGGCGCACTCGCTCACCGCCTACACGGTGACGATGGACGGCGGCCACCTGCGCGTCGCCGAGCCGCGCCCGTTCCTCCAGGCCGCCGCCGACGCGATGGGCCTGGACCGCCTCAAGGTGATCGACACCGGTCTCGACCCGGTCACCGCCGAGCGCGAGCAGTGGGACGACGGGAACAACACCCTCGCCGTGGCCCCGCGCCTGTGCGTCGCCTACGAGCGCAACATCGAGACGAACGCGCAGCTGGAGGCGTCCGGGATCGAGGTCATCCGGATCAGCGGGAGCGAGCTCGGGACGGGGCGGGGCGGGCCCCGCTGCATGTCGTGCCCGATCCTCCGCGAGGAGATCTGA
- a CDS encoding sensor histidine kinase, whose protein sequence is MIPFEDLLWVVFYAALAAFAVAAVALAVLHALRGRSVATQLVVVGAATVLATISGILVISFMMLLNDHDRSVVLAVVTSAGLVAMAVSVLLGRRLVAANRTLVEAVRADRFRPPPARLPAELAELSRELEAAYDRLAAAHEREQALEASRRELVAWVSHDLRTPLAGLRAMAEALEDEVVADEETTRRYHGRIRVEVERLTEMVDDLFELSRIHAGALRLTRERVGLADLVAEAVAGAEALARAKGVRLRGDVREGLPVQVDAGELGRALRNLVVNAIRHTPGDGAVEITGEVRGGEARVTVADACGGIPEGDLPRVFDVAFRGEAARTPGGGAGLGLAIARGIVEAHAGEIGVANTGPGCRFEVRLPC, encoded by the coding sequence ATGATCCCCTTCGAGGACCTGCTCTGGGTGGTCTTCTACGCGGCGCTGGCCGCGTTCGCCGTCGCGGCCGTCGCGCTCGCCGTCCTGCACGCGCTGCGCGGCCGCTCGGTCGCCACGCAGCTGGTCGTCGTCGGCGCCGCCACGGTGCTGGCGACCATCTCCGGCATCCTCGTGATCTCGTTCATGATGCTGCTGAACGACCACGACCGCTCGGTGGTGCTCGCCGTCGTGACCTCCGCCGGGCTGGTCGCGATGGCGGTGTCGGTCCTGCTCGGCCGCCGCCTGGTGGCCGCGAACCGGACCCTGGTCGAGGCCGTCCGCGCGGACCGGTTCCGTCCTCCCCCGGCACGCCTTCCGGCCGAGCTGGCGGAGCTGTCCCGGGAGCTGGAGGCCGCCTACGACCGGCTGGCCGCCGCGCACGAGCGCGAGCAGGCCCTGGAGGCGAGCCGCCGCGAGCTGGTCGCCTGGGTGAGCCACGACCTGCGCACCCCCCTGGCGGGGCTCCGCGCGATGGCCGAGGCCCTGGAGGACGAGGTCGTCGCCGACGAGGAGACGACCCGCCGCTACCACGGCCGCATCCGCGTGGAGGTGGAGCGGCTGACCGAGATGGTGGACGACCTGTTCGAGCTGTCCCGCATCCACGCGGGCGCCCTGCGCCTGACCCGCGAGCGCGTCGGCCTCGCGGACCTGGTCGCCGAGGCGGTCGCCGGCGCCGAGGCGCTGGCCCGCGCCAAGGGCGTCCGGCTGCGCGGAGACGTCCGTGAGGGGCTGCCCGTCCAGGTGGACGCGGGGGAGCTGGGCCGCGCGCTGCGCAACCTCGTCGTGAACGCGATCCGGCACACGCCCGGCGACGGCGCGGTCGAGATCACCGGTGAGGTCCGCGGCGGCGAGGCCCGGGTGACGGTGGCCGACGCGTGCGGCGGCATCCCGGAAGGCGACCTGCCGCGCGTGTTCGACGTCGCGTTCCGCGGTGAGGCGGCCCGGACCCCGGGCGGCGGCGCCGGCCTCGGCCTCGCCATCGCCCGCGGCATCGTCGAAGCCCACGCGGGCGAGATCGGCGTCGCCAACACCGGCCCCGGCTGCCGCTTCGAGGTCCGGCTTCCTTGTTAG
- a CDS encoding response regulator transcription factor, translating to MNSVSPPGRVLVVDDDPTVAEVVARYLTRDGHEVVCVADGRTALRRALDDPPDLVVLDLMLPGMDGLEVCRRLRETSTVPIVMLTALGAETDRLVGLETGADDYVTKPFSPRELALRVRSVLRRARGALVPTGPSGPLRDGGLVVDVGAHEAELRGERLALTSREFDLLAFLLRHPRQAFTRDELLERVWDWTFGDSSTVTVHVRRLREKIEDDPTTPRRIVTVWGVGYRYEPAETAR from the coding sequence GTGAACAGCGTCTCCCCTCCCGGGCGCGTCCTGGTCGTCGACGACGACCCGACGGTCGCCGAGGTCGTCGCCCGCTACCTGACCCGCGACGGGCACGAGGTCGTGTGCGTCGCCGACGGCCGGACCGCCCTGCGCAGGGCGCTGGACGACCCGCCCGACCTCGTCGTCCTCGACCTCATGCTGCCCGGCATGGACGGCCTGGAGGTGTGCCGGCGGCTCCGCGAGACCTCGACCGTCCCGATCGTGATGCTGACGGCGCTCGGCGCGGAGACCGACCGGCTCGTCGGGCTGGAGACCGGCGCCGACGACTACGTGACGAAGCCGTTCAGCCCGCGCGAGCTGGCACTGCGCGTCCGCTCGGTGCTGCGGCGGGCGCGGGGCGCGCTCGTCCCGACCGGCCCGTCCGGCCCGCTGCGCGACGGCGGCCTCGTCGTGGACGTCGGCGCGCACGAGGCGGAGCTGCGCGGCGAGCGGCTCGCGCTCACCTCCCGCGAGTTCGACCTGCTGGCGTTCCTGCTGCGCCATCCGCGGCAGGCCTTCACCCGCGACGAGCTGCTCGAACGCGTCTGGGACTGGACGTTCGGCGACTCCTCCACGGTGACCGTCCACGTCCGGCGGCTGCGCGAGAAGATCGAGGACGACCCGACCACGCCGCGCCGCATCGTCACCGTGTGGGGCGTCGGCTACCGCTACGAGCCCGCGGAGACCGCCCGATGA
- the tuf gene encoding elongation factor Tu — MAKQLYERDKPHLNIGTMGHVDHGKTTLTAAITKVLADRGLASPVPFDRIDRAPEERDRGITINVAHVEYATATRHYAHVDMPGHADYVKNMISGAAQVDGAVLVVSAQDGAMPQTREHVVLARQVGVGHIVVALNKADMVEDTELLDLVELEVRELLTEYGFPGEEVPIVRVSGLRALEGDPYWTARIVDLLDAIDAYVPVPRRVLDKPFLMPVESVLTITGRGTVVTGVVAQGAIRIGDAVEVVGLGETFGSVATGLETFGQTMDHAEAGDNTAMLLRGVKRDQVRRGQVVSAPGAVRPHLRFRARVRVLTADEGGRSRPFLHGYRPQFHFRTTDVVGGVDLGEGGMALPGDSVDMAVELGKPVAMTEGLGFAVREGGRTVGAGTVTALLD; from the coding sequence ATGGCCAAGCAGCTCTACGAGCGCGACAAGCCGCACCTGAACATCGGCACGATGGGGCACGTCGACCACGGCAAGACGACGCTGACCGCGGCGATCACCAAGGTGCTCGCCGACCGCGGGCTGGCGTCCCCGGTGCCGTTCGACCGCATCGACCGCGCGCCCGAGGAGCGCGACCGGGGCATCACGATCAACGTGGCGCACGTCGAGTACGCGACCGCGACCCGGCACTACGCCCACGTCGACATGCCGGGCCACGCCGACTACGTGAAGAACATGATCTCCGGTGCCGCCCAGGTGGACGGGGCCGTGCTGGTCGTGTCCGCCCAGGACGGCGCCATGCCGCAGACGCGCGAGCACGTCGTGCTGGCGCGGCAGGTCGGCGTCGGGCACATCGTGGTGGCGCTGAACAAGGCCGACATGGTCGAGGACACCGAGCTCCTCGACCTCGTCGAGCTGGAGGTCAGGGAGCTGCTCACCGAGTACGGGTTCCCCGGCGAGGAGGTCCCGATCGTGCGCGTGTCCGGGCTCCGGGCGCTGGAGGGCGACCCGTACTGGACGGCCCGGATCGTCGACCTGCTCGACGCGATCGACGCGTACGTGCCGGTGCCGCGCAGGGTGCTCGACAAGCCGTTCCTGATGCCGGTCGAGAGCGTCCTCACGATCACCGGCCGCGGCACCGTCGTGACCGGCGTCGTGGCGCAGGGCGCGATACGGATCGGGGACGCCGTGGAGGTCGTCGGTCTCGGCGAGACGTTCGGCTCCGTCGCGACGGGGCTGGAGACGTTCGGGCAGACGATGGACCACGCCGAGGCGGGCGACAACACCGCCATGCTGCTGCGCGGCGTCAAGCGGGACCAGGTGCGGCGCGGCCAGGTGGTCAGCGCGCCGGGCGCGGTCCGGCCGCACCTGCGGTTCCGGGCCCGGGTCCGGGTGCTGACCGCCGACGAGGGCGGGCGGAGCAGGCCGTTCCTGCACGGCTACCGGCCGCAGTTCCACTTCCGCACCACGGACGTGGTCGGCGGCGTGGACCTCGGCGAGGGCGGCATGGCGCTGCCCGGCGACTCGGTCGACATGGCCGTCGAGCTGGGCAAGCCGGTCGCGATGACCGAGGGGCTCGGCTTCGCCGTCCGCGAGGGCGGCCGGACGGTCGGCGCGGGCACCGTCACCGCGCTGCTCGACTAG
- a CDS encoding endonuclease/exonuclease/phosphatase family protein has product MRSPRALIPLLSVCAAAAVVTAAATGASIEGLPGGGGPAHADGAAPRPAAVTINAVSWNVCGGSDCPSGSAPAKLTKDIVQRMRETEVGGRTVRPNAALLQEVCEGQIRSFKTSLPKWSWAFAPGDGACAAGQGRAGVAIGTDSPLTAQRQIKLPAPAGSSRVALCGEVPSWTTRVCVTQFTAAEDGQWRRKEAGALTTLAGTDRVLVGGDLADVPDSPALDPLYAAYDECDQSGTSRTGANTRQDWQGTALDKTDYLFIGKSAAVSCSVPATPVKTSDHRPLSAVVRYQ; this is encoded by the coding sequence GTGCGATCCCCCCGCGCCCTGATTCCCCTGCTCTCGGTCTGTGCGGCCGCCGCGGTCGTGACCGCGGCCGCCACCGGTGCCAGCATCGAGGGCCTGCCGGGCGGCGGTGGTCCCGCCCACGCGGACGGGGCCGCACCGCGCCCCGCCGCCGTGACGATCAACGCGGTGAGCTGGAACGTCTGCGGCGGCTCCGACTGCCCCTCCGGCTCCGCGCCCGCCAAGCTCACCAAGGACATCGTCCAGCGGATGCGGGAGACCGAGGTCGGCGGGCGCACGGTGCGCCCGAACGCCGCCCTCCTCCAGGAGGTCTGCGAGGGCCAGATCCGCTCGTTCAAGACGTCCCTGCCCAAGTGGAGCTGGGCGTTCGCACCCGGCGACGGGGCGTGCGCGGCCGGGCAGGGCCGCGCCGGCGTCGCCATCGGCACCGACTCCCCGCTCACCGCGCAGCGGCAGATCAAACTGCCCGCACCCGCCGGGAGCAGCCGCGTCGCCCTGTGCGGCGAGGTCCCGTCCTGGACGACCCGCGTCTGCGTCACCCAGTTCACCGCCGCCGAAGACGGCCAGTGGCGCCGCAAGGAGGCGGGCGCCCTCACCACCCTCGCGGGCACGGACCGCGTCCTGGTCGGCGGCGACCTCGCCGACGTCCCGGACAGCCCGGCCCTCGACCCCCTCTACGCCGCCTACGACGAGTGCGACCAGTCCGGGACGTCCCGGACGGGCGCGAACACCCGGCAGGACTGGCAGGGCACCGCGCTCGACAAGACCGACTACCTCTTCATAGGCAAGTCGGCCGCCGTCTCCTGCAGCGTCCCGGCGACCCCCGTCAAGACCTCGGACCACCGTCCCCTCTCAGCGGTCGTCCGCTACCAGTAG
- a CDS encoding PAS domain-containing protein has product MTDVYQHVHDPIARAVIESAADAIVAVDQRHRVTVWNPAAERMFGWSAEEMLGRVPPIVPDELKAEHNAVQERLLTRRGGEGESDGGQISIATRRFHREGRLIDVRIDTSLLKDPSGTLLGWVGVYHPVEDEEIVQSRMTERARLVRRLNDIVADLGAELDLAVVLDRITAALIELTGADAGGFVKIEGERLRLVSMSGLPERMRGRCAELRPSLVGELLRSGKTVKLATGERRLGDLIWSELPGLHTIALGLSYLQNRPYGALYALFSGRKIGHTELELLELLAGHAGVAVGNAVAYAEVVRQRAHERAVIDSSADGIAVLDHDLVVRHWNNSAHTLTGIPPEDAIGRPLPFDMPALGEMLTFRLESGTWLNVLAAEIEETGELVVDFRDVSEAKALEEAKDLFLATTSHELRTPITVVQGFASTLVNRWDELTDADRRAAVATIAERAQSLGRLVEHLLLGSRAGADELAVTIEPFDLGRVLEGVVAGFRSLSPLHRVELEIAPDLPPCSGDAMATDIVLGQLLENAFKYSPDGGTVRVRARREGSGIVVTVSDEGIGIPPGDHERIFERFVQGDAGDRRRFGGIGLGLYIVRRLTEAQGGTISAHPAERETSHIESTQIPNYRAISTEIPEGEESARLLSVTDGRGPAGGARAGEGTCMRLVLRSAR; this is encoded by the coding sequence ATGACAGACGTGTATCAGCACGTGCACGATCCGATCGCGCGGGCCGTCATCGAGAGCGCCGCCGACGCGATCGTAGCCGTGGACCAGCGGCACCGGGTCACCGTGTGGAATCCGGCGGCCGAGCGCATGTTCGGCTGGAGCGCCGAGGAGATGCTCGGCCGCGTACCGCCCATCGTCCCCGACGAGCTGAAGGCCGAGCACAACGCCGTCCAGGAGCGGCTCCTCACCCGGCGCGGCGGCGAGGGCGAGAGCGACGGCGGGCAGATCTCGATCGCCACCCGCCGCTTCCACCGCGAGGGCCGGCTCATCGACGTGCGCATCGACACGAGCCTGCTGAAGGACCCGAGCGGCACGCTGCTCGGCTGGGTCGGGGTGTACCACCCGGTCGAGGACGAGGAGATCGTCCAGAGCCGCATGACCGAGCGGGCCCGGCTGGTCCGGCGGCTGAACGACATCGTCGCCGACCTCGGAGCCGAGCTCGACCTGGCCGTCGTGCTCGACCGGATCACCGCCGCGCTCATCGAGCTGACCGGCGCCGACGCCGGCGGGTTCGTCAAGATCGAGGGCGAGCGGCTGCGGCTGGTCAGCATGTCCGGGCTGCCGGAGCGGATGCGCGGCCGGTGCGCCGAGCTGCGGCCGAGCCTGGTCGGTGAGCTGCTGCGGTCGGGCAAGACGGTCAAGCTCGCGACGGGCGAGCGGCGCCTCGGCGACCTGATCTGGTCGGAGCTGCCCGGCCTGCACACGATCGCGCTCGGCCTGTCGTACCTGCAGAACCGGCCGTACGGCGCGCTGTACGCGCTGTTCTCCGGACGCAAGATCGGGCACACCGAGCTCGAACTGCTGGAGCTGCTCGCCGGGCACGCCGGGGTGGCGGTCGGCAACGCCGTCGCCTACGCGGAGGTCGTCCGGCAGCGGGCCCACGAGCGCGCCGTGATCGACTCCAGCGCCGACGGCATCGCCGTGCTGGACCACGACCTCGTCGTCCGGCACTGGAACAACTCCGCGCACACCCTGACCGGCATCCCGCCGGAGGACGCGATCGGGCGCCCGCTGCCGTTCGACATGCCCGCGCTCGGCGAGATGCTCACGTTCCGCCTGGAGTCGGGCACATGGCTGAACGTGCTGGCCGCCGAGATCGAGGAGACCGGCGAGCTGGTCGTCGACTTCCGCGACGTCTCGGAGGCCAAGGCGCTGGAGGAGGCCAAGGACCTGTTCCTCGCCACCACCAGCCACGAGCTGCGCACCCCGATCACGGTGGTGCAGGGGTTCGCGTCCACGCTGGTCAACCGGTGGGACGAGCTGACCGACGCCGACCGCCGCGCCGCGGTCGCCACCATCGCCGAGCGCGCCCAGTCGCTCGGGCGGCTCGTCGAGCACCTGCTGCTCGGCTCCCGGGCCGGGGCCGACGAGCTGGCCGTGACGATCGAGCCGTTCGATCTCGGCCGCGTCCTGGAGGGCGTGGTCGCCGGGTTCCGCTCGCTGTCGCCGCTGCACCGGGTGGAGCTGGAGATCGCCCCCGACCTGCCGCCGTGCAGCGGCGACGCGATGGCCACCGACATCGTCCTCGGGCAGCTGCTGGAGAACGCGTTCAAGTACTCGCCGGACGGCGGGACCGTGCGGGTGCGGGCCCGCCGCGAGGGATCCGGCATCGTCGTCACGGTCTCCGACGAGGGCATCGGCATCCCGCCCGGCGACCACGAGCGGATCTTCGAGCGGTTCGTCCAGGGGGACGCGGGGGACCGCCGCCGGTTCGGCGGCATCGGGCTCGGCCTGTACATCGTCAGACGGCTGACGGAGGCGCAGGGCGGCACGATCTCCGCGCACCCGGCCGAGCGTGAGACATCTCACATCGAATCCACCCAAATACCCAACTATCGGGCCATTTCCACCGAAATCCCCGAAGGGGAAGAGAGCGCTCGACTACTCTCCGTCACGGATGGGCGTGGACCCGCAGGTGGTGCGCGGGCGGGCGAGGGGACGTGCATGCGCCTGGTGTTGCGTTCGGCGCGCTGA
- a CDS encoding MFS transporter, which translates to MIGRNAGLPLHLTSATMLRVSAEGVATALVLTVQARTGHAATAGYLQTAMTLPYVLSGPVIGNALDRVARPRRGAVALAACYVAATGLLLVLAGRSPLALALVVAAVIGCTEPIVVALTSLLPRFVPAGRLSRAYGLEASSYNLAGIAGPGLAAGLAALAGGQYAGAAVVAVGAIGLLTLPFLPFPGPSAGADTAAPGGAPVEAAAGTGAADGRAAAVEAETGARARKPAAGAVSVITGGLVVLAQGRVLRALTVATTLAWMGFGGVAVTAVLFAGHIGAPPSAGGRLLVALAVGSLIGSLASSRWLTPRHAEPVMIAGLVAFGASLAALAATPSMPWATAAFVAAGVAEGPVFAATLMLRQRESPPDRLGQVNTTAGSLKIGASAVGAALTAASADAIGPVGLVLAIAAFQFAGALLGHLLLRAPAHEKPVDFGHGQS; encoded by the coding sequence GTGATCGGCAGGAACGCGGGGCTGCCCCTCCACCTCACGTCGGCGACGATGCTGCGCGTGTCCGCCGAGGGGGTCGCGACCGCGCTGGTCCTGACCGTCCAGGCGCGGACGGGCCACGCCGCCACCGCCGGGTACCTGCAGACCGCGATGACGCTGCCGTACGTGCTGAGCGGCCCCGTGATCGGGAACGCGCTGGACCGGGTGGCGCGCCCCCGCCGCGGCGCCGTCGCCCTCGCCGCCTGCTACGTCGCCGCGACCGGGCTGCTGCTGGTCCTCGCGGGACGCTCGCCGCTCGCCCTGGCGCTGGTCGTCGCCGCCGTGATCGGCTGCACCGAGCCCATCGTCGTCGCGCTGACCAGCCTGCTGCCCCGGTTCGTCCCCGCGGGCCGGCTCTCGCGCGCCTACGGGCTGGAGGCCTCCAGCTACAACCTCGCCGGGATCGCCGGACCCGGCCTCGCCGCCGGCCTGGCCGCCCTGGCCGGCGGCCAGTACGCCGGGGCGGCCGTGGTCGCGGTCGGCGCGATCGGCCTCCTGACCCTTCCGTTCCTGCCCTTCCCCGGCCCGTCCGCGGGCGCGGACACCGCCGCGCCGGGCGGGGCGCCGGTGGAGGCCGCGGCCGGCACCGGCGCGGCCGACGGGCGGGCGGCGGCCGTCGAGGCGGAGACGGGGGCGCGGGCGCGCAAGCCGGCGGCCGGGGCCGTCTCGGTGATCACGGGCGGGCTGGTGGTGCTGGCGCAGGGCCGGGTGCTGCGGGCCCTGACCGTCGCGACGACGCTCGCCTGGATGGGCTTCGGCGGTGTCGCCGTCACGGCGGTGCTGTTCGCCGGGCACATCGGCGCGCCGCCCAGCGCGGGCGGACGGCTCCTCGTGGCCCTGGCGGTCGGCTCGCTGATCGGCTCCCTGGCGTCCAGCCGGTGGCTGACGCCCAGGCACGCCGAACCCGTCATGATCGCCGGACTCGTCGCGTTCGGCGCGTCGCTCGCCGCGCTCGCCGCCACGCCCTCCATGCCGTGGGCGACGGCGGCGTTCGTCGCCGCGGGCGTCGCGGAGGGGCCGGTGTTCGCGGCCACGCTCATGCTGCGCCAGCGCGAGTCGCCCCCCGACCGCCTCGGGCAGGTCAACACCACGGCCGGCAGCCTCAAGATCGGCGCGTCGGCGGTCGGCGCCGCGCTGACCGCCGCGTCCGCCGACGCCATCGGCCCGGTCGGCCTGGTCCTCGCGATCGCCGCGTTCCAGTTCGCGGGCGCCCTGCTCGGCCACCTCCTCCTCCGCGCCCCCGCACACGAAAAACCAGTCGACTTCGGCCATGGGCAGTCGTAA
- a CDS encoding long-chain-fatty-acid--CoA ligase — translation MPGLDGVLRERALAYPDRVAYIAGDTEISYRDFDRRVDRVAAALAAAGLGPGDRVAVLDKNSLEYAELLFGATRIGAAQVPVNYRLAPDEVAYIVNNSQAKVFVVGPEFLPVLDAIAGKLEHTDLTVVISGAGHAHQDYAAWIDAAPAEPPAYEPDSGDVFVQLYSSGTTGLPKGVMLTHDNFLSALAVTNDVWDIDGSSVLMIAMPMYHVAGNVLTVSAVYNGLTGVVTREPDPTAIAQGIERHRVTHIFLVPVLLQFMPLIPEVTAADMSSLRLMLYGASPISEDVLRTAMAMLPTTDFRQVYGLTEVTGAITSLPPGDHDPDGPNAHRLRSAGLPNDNTELRIVDPATGEELPAGRVGEIICRTPQNMKGYWGMPAATASALSEDNWFRTGDAGYLDEDGYLYIHDRVKDMIISGGENIYPAEVENVLMGHPAVSDCAVIGVPDERWGETPKAIVVASEDVSDQEIIDYCRERLAHFKCPTSVERREAIPRNPTGKILKRDLRAPYWQGTDRGVN, via the coding sequence GTGCCAGGTCTTGACGGAGTGCTGCGCGAACGCGCGCTCGCCTATCCCGATCGTGTCGCGTACATCGCGGGCGACACCGAGATCTCCTACCGCGACTTCGACCGGCGCGTGGACCGGGTGGCGGCGGCGCTCGCTGCCGCCGGGCTCGGCCCCGGCGACCGGGTGGCCGTCCTCGACAAGAACTCGCTCGAATACGCCGAGCTGCTCTTCGGCGCGACCCGGATCGGCGCCGCGCAGGTCCCGGTGAACTACCGGCTGGCGCCCGACGAGGTCGCCTACATCGTCAACAACTCCCAGGCGAAGGTCTTCGTCGTCGGCCCCGAGTTCCTGCCCGTCCTGGACGCGATCGCCGGCAAGCTCGAGCACACCGACCTGACGGTCGTCATCTCCGGCGCCGGCCACGCCCACCAGGACTACGCCGCCTGGATCGACGCGGCCCCCGCCGAGCCCCCGGCGTACGAGCCGGACAGCGGGGACGTGTTCGTCCAGCTGTACTCGTCCGGCACGACGGGCCTGCCCAAGGGCGTCATGCTGACGCACGACAACTTCCTCTCGGCGCTCGCGGTGACCAACGACGTCTGGGACATCGACGGGTCGTCCGTGCTGATGATCGCGATGCCGATGTACCACGTGGCCGGAAACGTGCTCACCGTGTCCGCCGTCTACAACGGCCTCACCGGGGTCGTCACGCGCGAACCCGACCCGACCGCGATCGCGCAGGGCATCGAGCGGCACCGCGTCACGCACATCTTCCTCGTCCCGGTGCTGCTGCAGTTCATGCCGCTGATCCCCGAGGTCACCGCCGCCGACATGTCCAGCCTGCGGCTCATGCTGTACGGCGCCTCCCCGATCAGCGAGGACGTCCTGCGCACCGCCATGGCGATGCTGCCGACCACCGACTTCCGGCAGGTGTACGGCCTCACGGAGGTCACCGGCGCGATCACCTCGCTGCCGCCCGGGGACCACGACCCGGACGGCCCGAACGCGCACCGGCTGCGCAGCGCCGGGCTCCCGAACGACAACACCGAGCTCAGGATCGTGGACCCGGCCACGGGGGAGGAGCTGCCCGCCGGCCGGGTGGGCGAGATCATCTGCCGGACGCCGCAGAACATGAAGGGCTACTGGGGCATGCCGGCCGCGACGGCGAGCGCGCTGTCGGAGGACAACTGGTTCCGCACGGGCGACGCCGGCTACCTCGACGAGGACGGCTACCTCTACATCCACGACCGGGTCAAGGACATGATCATCTCGGGTGGGGAGAACATCTACCCCGCCGAGGTGGAGAACGTCCTCATGGGCCACCCGGCCGTCAGCGACTGCGCGGTCATCGGCGTCCCGGACGAGCGCTGGGGCGAGACGCCGAAGGCGATCGTGGTGGCGTCCGAGGACGTCTCCGACCAGGAGATCATCGACTACTGCCGCGAGCGCCTCGCCCACTTCAAGTGCCCCACCTCGGTCGAGCGCCGCGAGGCCATCCCGCGCAACCCCACCGGCAAGATCCTCAAGCGCGACCTCCGCGCCCCCTACTGGCAGGGCACGGACCGAGGAGTTAATTGA
- a CDS encoding ATP-binding protein: MRASSVVLLPHAPSSVAVARRRLSSELADSGVYDSVVDDASVIVSELLSNALRHARPLPSGQVKVCWLCRGDLLELEVSDGGAMTEPRRGPGTLSSLGGRGLGIVEALSEGWGVRHEEGTTTVWAILRTPRSSGDDRMTAPAGAHAVVPDLSAFPDLLDEPDEDLRNGTRSEVAPSRAYPA, translated from the coding sequence GTGAGGGCGTCGAGCGTCGTACTGCTGCCACACGCACCGTCCAGCGTCGCGGTCGCCCGCAGGCGCCTCAGCTCGGAGCTGGCCGACTCGGGCGTCTACGACTCGGTCGTGGACGACGCGAGCGTCATCGTCAGCGAGCTGCTCAGCAACGCCCTGCGGCACGCGCGGCCGCTGCCGTCCGGCCAGGTGAAGGTCTGCTGGCTGTGCCGCGGCGACCTCCTCGAACTGGAGGTCAGCGACGGCGGCGCCATGACCGAGCCGCGCCGGGGTCCGGGCACGCTGTCCTCGCTCGGCGGGCGGGGGCTCGGCATCGTGGAGGCCCTGTCCGAGGGCTGGGGCGTGCGCCACGAGGAGGGCACCACCACGGTCTGGGCCATCCTGCGGACGCCCAGGTCGTCCGGCGACGACCGGATGACCGCTCCCGCCGGTGCGCACGCCGTCGTCCCGGATCTGTCCGCCTTTCCGGACCTGCTCGACGAGCCGGACGAAGACCTACGCAACGGAACCAGGAGTGAAGTAGCTCCAAGTCGGGCATATCCGGCTTAG